The genomic stretch gacacacacagagttttatTAACATCATAGAACGAAATGAAGTGTCCCAGTGCTACAGATAATAACATAACTCACAGACAAGTCGACACATTATCTACCGACTAATTCCAAAGAGCTCATCTTATCGGCCTCACACTTGGCACATGTGGGTTGTAACTTGGGTTTggtgatttggacacgtgatactttaaacattaatgaaaactgatgtgaccagcgctctgtagaagtcagtgggggcggggcagcgGGCTAAGAGTCAGTCTGAGGATGAAGTTGATCAACTGGTGCAGTGTGGAGTGTGATGCGGAGCCCTCAGTATAAAGGCTGGCTTGTGAGTGTGACGCAGACTTGTTGTGACACGGTGTCGGGCTCAGCTGACGTCCGCTGgataaataaagaggaaataaaaaggtgtgactcacctccagctgcagcgTAATGActgagtgtgtatttgtctcGGTACACAGACAGACCCGTGCTGACGGAACtacagagggaaacacacacatgtgatttaacacatttcatttaagtacgagctgctttcagatctAGTCAGCAACTAATGATCCAACAtcattgttgttttatatttacttgAACAAGGTGACGAACGCGGCGactctccagctccacctccatCCATATCTCACAAAACCACGGATAGCAGCGTTGTGGGCCGAGCGCTGAGtccaacacaaagacacagagacaaggACTTTTCTATGGGAATTAAATCTTCTCGTATGAGGTTGTGTCTCAATTACAGCCCAACtgatataataacaataacttaaTTTGTAtcatttctatttctctcttATGTTTTCTAAATCCTCTCCATGTATTCACatatcaaacaaacagagacgACAGACTTCACTCACCACTGCTTCCACTCGACTAGTATAGATTTCCGCCTGGCTGTTTTGGATGTAGCGCTGCCTGGCGTGGCGTGCAGCTGGCAGGCCTCCGTAGATCAAGCCTGCGAATGCGGCCACCGCGCCGCTCTTTATCACGTTGGTCAGCTCCTCTGGGTACCGCTGTGTCACGCTGCCGGGACACGAGAGGGATGAAGCACAGCTCattcaacaacacacagagatatgtttagaagaaatataaaacaatggaTGGGTGGTTTGttctagttttattttacaagcCACTGATTGTTATTTGATCACATCTCACAAAGGTGAGGTTCACTTACAAGGTGgatgatttacaaaaaaatatcacaatTCAGGGAGATGTGGGCTAATGAAACTAAAGACAGACGAGTAAGAGACAAACACTAACTTTCTGTCAAAGAGGTCCTTGATGCGATCCCATCCTGTGTCTGGGAATTCTGGCTTTCCCAAGTTGCTTGGCATAGAGCGTGAAGATGAGCTGGGTGCAGGAGCAGGGCtggttgaggaggaggaggaggaggaggaggaggagagcatcTGTGGCGGCTGGGCAGCAGCCACATCAGCTGCGTGGACCCTGGGGAGCAGGAAGCAGAAGGATGGAGGCCTGGCTCTCTGGATGAAGCCCTGCAGTAGGCCGGTGCTCAGCATGCCCCGGGGTGCTGAACACGCCTGCCATCTCTGTGGGGTGATGCCTGTTGTGTGTGGCTCTGGATGCATCACTCTTCATCTGGCGTCGGActgcagagcagaggcagagacacaTGGCCATGAGTTGGGATGTTGCACTCGCTGCCTCGACTTGAGCTCCAGCCCCAAAACAAATAGCCCGAGGGCAGATGAAGCCCTGGCAGGGCTGCACGGGCTGCCAGATGCAGCAGCTGTTAAATGGTGCAgtctcaccaacacacacaagcagattCTGTCTTTCTCTACTTCAAACTAATCACAAAGCTTCCAACGCGCTGCAGGGACCCGCAGGTCGTCTGAgcaggtgaagaggtgaagaaacagacctgagatctgatcacaagtggacagctgtatccgtctgtctgtctgtctatctgtctatctgtctgtctgtctgtctgtctgtctgtctgtctgtctatctattcatccatGCATCTATCTGAAG from Hippoglossus stenolepis isolate QCI-W04-F060 chromosome 24, HSTE1.2, whole genome shotgun sequence encodes the following:
- the timmdc1 gene encoding complex I assembly factor TIMMDC1, mitochondrial; this translates as MHPEPHTTGITPQRWQACSAPRGMLSTGLLQGFIQRARPPSFCFLLPRVHAADVAAAQPPQMLSSSSSSSSSSTSPAPAPSSSSRSMPSNLGKPEFPDTGWDRIKDLFDRNVTQRYPEELTNVIKSGAVAAFAGLIYGGLPAARHARQRYIQNSQAEIYTSRVEAVRSAHNAAIRGFVRYGWRWSWRVAAFVTLFNSVSTGLSVYRDKYTLSHYAAAGAVTGGLFRLNLGLGGLVAGTIIGAVLGIPTGALIVSMQSLAGETVRERRRRERRELYELKLAEWAARLQLTDELIGDLNVSCQAEETNKDMQRIQELLSSPQNKDVAQDSSSQ